Proteins encoded within one genomic window of Elephas maximus indicus isolate mEleMax1 chromosome 21, mEleMax1 primary haplotype, whole genome shotgun sequence:
- the CAPNS2 gene encoding calpain small subunit 2: protein MFLAKAFLEGADHGLGEALGGLLGGGGQRAATGGGNIRGIVGGIVNFISEAAAAQYTPEPPPTQQHFTNVEANESEEVKRFRQQFAQLAGPDMEVGATDLMNILNKVIAKHADLNTDGFSLDTCRSIVSVMDSDTTGKLGFEEFKYLWNNIKKWHCVFKQYDSNHSGSLGSSQLRGAVQAAGFQLNEQFYQMIIRRYADEDGSMDFNNFISCLVRLDAMFRAFRSLDQDADGLIQVSIEEWLQLTMYS, encoded by the coding sequence ATGTTTCTTGCAAAGGCTTTTTTGGAAGGGGCAGATCATGGTCTTGGAGAAGCTCTTGGAGGCCTTCTTGGGGGAGGCGGTCAAAGAGCAGCAACAGGAGGAGGAAATATCAGAGGGATAGTTGGAGGGATTGTGAATTTTATCAGTGAGGCCGCAGCAGCTCAGTATACTCCAGAACCGCCTCCCACTCAGCAGCATTTCACCAATGTGGAGGCCAACGAAAGTGAAGAAGTTAAGAGGTTTCGGCAGCAATTTGCACAACTGGCTGGACCGGACATGGAGGTGGGTGCCACTGACTTGATGAATATTCTCAACAAAGTCATTGCTAAGCACGCGGATCTGAATACCGATGGCTTCAGTCTTGACACGTGCCGGAGCATTGTGTCTGTCATGGACAGTGACACGACTGGGAAGCTGGGCTTTGAAGAATTTAAGTATCTGTGGAACAACATCAAGAAATGGCACTGTGTTTTTAAGCAATATGACAGCAACCATTCTGGGTCCCTGGGAAGTTCGCAGCTGCGGGGGGCTGTGCAGGCAGCAGGCTTCCAGCTAAATGAACAATTCTACCAAATGATTATCCGCCGATATGCCGATGAGGACGGGAGTATGGATTTTAACAACTTCATCAGCTGCCTGGTTCGCCTGGATGCCATGTTTCGTGCCTTCAGGTCTCTGGATCAAGATGCCGATGGCCTCATTCAGGTGTCTATCGAAGAATGGCTGCAGTTGACCATGTATTCCTGA